GCCACGATCCCGGCCACGTGGGTTCCGTGCCCCCCGGAATCCCCAGGGTCGAAGTCCCCGTCCACGGGATCCGTGGGGCAGCCCTCCCGGGGGAGCACCAGCCGGCCGGCGAACTCCGGGTGCAGGAGGTCCACGCCCTCGTCCACCACGGCCACCAGCACCCCCTCCCCGTCCGCGAGCCGCCAGGCCTGGGGAGCCCGGATCCGCCAGAGGTTCCACTGCCAGGAAGCGCTCCGATCCCAATCCGTGCACCGGGAGACCTCTCCGTTCAGCCGCTGCACCTCGAAGGCGGGGTCGCACTCCCGCAGCTTGGGATCCGCGATGCCGGCCCAGTCCAGAACGCCGCTTCGGTACCCCTGCAGGCCCCGCACGGAAAGGCTTTCCGGGCGGGCCTCCACCCGGCGCACCCGGTAGTTGTAGTCCGCGTACACCACCTCCGGCAGCTGCCGGAGGCGCGCGATGTACGCCGCCTCCTCTCCGGCCGGTACCCGGACCAGGGCGAGGCGGTAAACCCCGACGGGGAGGGAGAAGCTCCCGGTCCGCACCACGGACGCACCCCGCACCGCGGCCAGACGGGCGATCGCGGATTCCGCGCGGTACCTGACGAGAATCTCCCCCGGGACGATCTCGGGCGGGGGGCCGGAGGGCCTGAGGACCGGCCCTGACCCGCACGCGGCCAGCAGGAGCACGGCTCCCACGACACCTAAGAATCGGCTCCTCACGGCACCCCGAACTCCTGAGGCTCGCTCACCGCCTCCCGCACCGCACGGGAGGCGGAAGCGGTCCCCACGGAGAGGAGGTGCCCGCGATCGCCTGCCGCCAGCGCGGTGCGGAGGGGCCGGAGGGCCTCGCCGACTGCCCGCACATCGGTTCCTGGAATGCTCAAAGGTCCCAGGTCCCGGAGGGCCCTGAGCAGAGGGGGCATCCGGCCCGCGGCCACGAGATCGGCGGGCCGGAGGGCGTCGCTCGCGAACACGAACACCCGGTACGACCCCGATCGGAGGTCCAGAGGAAGCGTGGCGGTATTCCCCTCCCCGTCCAGGATTCCCGTCCACACCTCCGAGTAGGAGGTATCGAGGACGACCACCGCGTGTACCGTGGCACCGGGGCTGGGCGTCCAGAAAAAC
This genomic interval from Armatimonadota bacterium contains the following:
- a CDS encoding S8 family serine peptidase; its protein translation is MGAVLLLAACGSGPVLRPSGPPPEIVPGEILVRYRAESAIARLAAVRGASVVRTGSFSLPVGVYRLALVRVPAGEEAAYIARLRQLPEVVYADYNYRVRRVEARPESLSVRGLQGYRSGVLDWAGIADPKLRECDPAFEVQRLNGEVSRCTDWDRSASWQWNLWRIRAPQAWRLADGEGVLVAVVDEGVDLLHPEFAGRLVLPREGCPTDPVDGDFDPGDSGGHGTHVAGIVAAAPDGRGIVGIAPRARILPIRALGPTGGTTFTVVSGVLCAAEHGAAVLNGSWGGVAYSEAELDALRAVVASGVLVVLAAGNLHDAGNPKVYPAAFAEDLPGVVAVGATTPTDAIASFSSSGRWVTLAAPGTTIYSTLPTAQGSYGFLQGTSMAAPHVAGVAALLRSRNPWLAPARVRSVLQAAAFAPCPEYPRPDWNQSGSCGGSRMGPGAYGYGIVDAWAALSTGSR